From one Anopheles bellator chromosome 1, idAnoBellAS_SP24_06.2, whole genome shotgun sequence genomic stretch:
- the LOC131205528 gene encoding superoxide dismutase [Cu-Zn], translating into MGMKVSGVRMPTIVCQLLLGCVLVVQGTIVGRLTDDVEFIDPTIGIGPGGTASGIPLGPRGFRGFEILPRPEPSWKAGATLVADNPEQQIMGTISFRQWAPGHVETAINVTGVPVGKHAVHVHAFGDMREGCKSTGPHFRSSIIGNIDVKDDGNAVIDFHSPYINLFGFAGIVGRSIVIHEKPSEIYRFPDLSINNPVSFQGEEDTVGGRIACGIITILDNVAP; encoded by the exons ATGGGGATGAAGGTGTCGGGAGTGCGGATGCCAACGATAGTGTGCCAACTACTGTTGGGATGTGTTTTGGTAGTGCAGGGAACGATCGTTGGCCGGCTAACGGACGATGTTGAGTTTATCGATCCGACCATCGGGATCGGACCGGGTGGAACCGCCAGTGGTATCCCGTTGGGGCCGAGAGGCTTTCGAGGATTCGAAATACTGCCCAGA CCGGAACCATCGTGGAAGGCGGGCGCAACACTGGTGGCGGATAATCCGGAGCAACAGATCATGGGAACGATCTCCTTCCGCCAGTGGGCCCCGGGACACGTCGAAACGGCCATTAACGTAACCGGCGTGCCGGTCGGGAAGCACGCCGTTCACGTGCACGCGTTCGGTGATATGCGCGAGGGCTGCAAGTCCACGGGGCCTCATTTCCGTAGCAGTATT ATTGGCAACATCGACGTGAAGGATGACGGTAACGCGGTGATCGATTTCCACAGCCCGTACATCAATCTGTTCGGTTTCGCCGGCATCGTCGGACGCTCGATCGTGATCCACGAAAAACCGTCCGAGATCTACCGGTTTCCGGACCTGTCCATCAACAACCCGGTATCGTTCCAGGGCGAAGAGGACACGGTTGGGGGACGCATCGCTTGCGGTATCATCACCATCCTCGATAACGTTGCGCCGTAG
- the LOC131205521 gene encoding flotillin-1 isoform X1: MVWGFVTCGPNEALVVSGCCHMKPLLVPGGRAFVWPSIQQVQRISLNTMTLQVESPTVYTSQGVPISVTGIAQVKIQGQNEDMLLTACEQFLGKPEAEIQHIALVTLEGHQRAIMGSMTVEEIYKDRKKFSKQVFEVASSDLVNMGITVVSYTLKDIRDEEGYLKSLGMARTAEVKRDARIGEAEARCDATIKEAIAEEQRMAARFLNDTEIAKAQRDFELKKAVYDVEVQTKKAEAEMAYELQAAKTKQRIKEEQMQIKVVERTQEIAVQTQEMQRRERELEATIRRPAEAEKYKLEKLAEANKARVILEAEAEAEAIKVRGEAEAFAIAAKSKAEAEQMAKKAEAWREYREAAMVDMLLETLPKVAAEVAAPLSQAKKITMVSSGNGEVGAVKLTGEVLQIVNKIPELVKSITGVDISRSIHAG, translated from the exons GATGCTGCCACATGAAACCGCTGCTGGTGCCCGGTGGAAGAGCCTTCGTTTGGCCATCGATTCAACAAGTGCAAAG AATCTCACTGAACACTATGACGCTGCAGGTGGAAAGCCCGACCGTGTACACGAGCCAAGGTGTACCGATCTCCGTAACTGGCATAGCGCAGGTGAAGATCCAGGGCCAGAACGAGGACATGCTGCTGACGGCGTGTGAACAGTTTCTCGGCAAACCGGAGGCCGAAATCCAGCACATTGCCCTGGTAACGCTGGAAGGTCACCAGCGCGCCATCATGGGCTCCATGACGGTCGAGGAGATCTACAAGGATCGCAAAAAGTTCTCGAAACAGGTGTTTGAGGTAGCGTCGTCCGATCTCGTCAACATGGGCATCACCGTCGTGTCGTACACGCTGAAGGACATTCGTGACGAAGAG GGATATCTGAAAAGCTTGGGCATGGCTCGCACGGCCGAGGTGAAGCGTGACGCACGGATCGGCGAAGCGGAGGCACGCTGCGACGCAACAATCAAGGAAGCGATCGCCGAAGAGCAGCGGATGGCGGCGCGGTTCCTGAACGATACCGAGATCGCCAAGGCGCAGCGTGATTTCGAGCTGAAGAAGGCAGTGTACGACGTCGAGGTGCAGACGAAGAAGGCCGAAGCCGAGATGGCGTACGAGCTGCAGGCGGCCAAAACGAAGCAACGCATCAAGGAGGAGCAGATGCAGATTAAGGTGGTCGAACGCACGCAGGAGATCGCCGTGCAGACACAGGAGATGCAGCGCCGCGAGCGCGAACTGGAAGCCACCATCCGGCGCCCGGCCGAGGCGGAAAAGTATAAGCTCGAGAAGCTGGCCGAGGCGAACAAGGCTCGCGTCATACTGgaggccgaagccgaagccgaagcg ATAAAAGTACGTGGTGAAGCGGAAGCCTTTGCGATTGCCGCCAAATCGAaggccgaagccgaacagATGGCGAAAAAGGCGGAAGCATGGCGGGAGTACCGTGAGGCCGCGATGGTCGACATGTTGCTCGAAACCTTACCGAAG gtTGCTGCCGAAGTTGCCGCCCCACTGTCGCAAGCCAAGAAAATCACCATGGTCTCGAGTGGCAACGGTGAGGTCGGTGCGGTAAAGCTGACCGGCGAAGTGCTGCAGATCGTCAACAAGATACCGGAGTTGGTTAAATCGATCACCGGTGTAGACATTTCGCGG TCCATTCACGCCGGTTAA
- the LOC131215945 gene encoding uncharacterized protein LOC131215945, which yields MPIIASSTFNKRLVEKVQKYRSEYAESHWKVWSQIAAEMSQEDGKTYAQVHLSKHFRNKLIPHLDSYALDEELVNQLQYPYLRRSSRNHVEENQRNSEQSSMDTTGETVVEKIPYCVDVTPAPLIVCTDLSLSFFTDPHESDAAVLSEEDNDANDATDEQMVSSRDDRVNKTNLSREVEDQSEPSTKRIRLDNSIKQEVVTNTIGPQDDVIVLDTSSDEEIDAENSATPHARNSLSAVITDRIHGSVNENQHNAEHSSMDTTGECDNW from the exons ATGCCCATCATTGCTTCGTCCACGTTCAACAAACGTCTGGTGGAGAAGGTACAAAAGTATCGATCCGAGTATGCCGAAAGCCACTGGAAAGTGTGGTCACAAATAGCGGCCGAAATGTCG caaGAAGACGGTAAAACATATGCGCAAGTGCATTTATCCAAACACTTTAGGAACAAGTTGATTCCGCATCTCGATAGCTATGCGTTGGACGAGGAACTGGTCAACCAGTTACAGTACCCCTATTTGCGTAGG TCCTCCCGTAATCATGTCGAAGAAAATCAACGTAATTCGGAACAATCTTCCATGGACACAACTGGAGAA ACGGTCGTTGAAAAGATACCATATTGTGTTGATGTCACACCGGCGCCTCTTATAGTGTGTACTGACCTCTCACTT TCGTTTTTCACAGATCCCCATGAAAGCGATGCTGCGGTCTTAAGCGAAGAAGATAACGATGCGAACGACGCAACCGACGAGCAAATG GTTTCTTCGAGAGATGATCGGGTCAACAAAACCAACCTTAGCCGAGAGGTTGAGGATCAATCAGAACCAAGCACGAAGCGAATCCGGTTGGACAACTCAATCAAACAAGAGGTAGTTACGAATACAATCGGCCCACAAGATGATGTTATTGTTCTCGATACTTCATCGGACGAAGAAATTGATGCAGAAAATTCGGCCACGCCACACGCGAGGAATTCGTTATCCGCAGTCATC ACCGACCGTATTCATGGAAGTGTTAATGAAAATCAACATAATGCTGAACATTCTTCCATGGACACAACTGGAGAA TGTGACAATTGGTGA
- the LOC131205515 gene encoding H(+)/Cl(-) exchange transporter 7, with protein MSKKRTLIDLDYDSDEAILEDVPHPHNSQPKEPAESNILNNDSDEENVPTFHTNRQPKEASQYESLDYDVCENELWKRDQIKIEPKFTVRKDFSRWVISLQIGVCTALVACCINIVIEELSRLKYGFLKRQVDVNVIHGDLSIPYLYWALMNVVPVAIGAALVAYVEPVAAGSGIPQVKCYLNGVKVPRIVRIKTLAVKAVGVVTSVVGGLAGGKEGPMIHSGAVIAAGISQGKSTTFRRDFKVLRHFRDDHEKRDFVVGGAAAGVAAAFGAPIGGTLFSLEEAASFWNQSLIWRTFFASIISSFTLNLILSAYHGLSSFRYRGLFNLGEFAPLPFNYFELPIFMLMGVIGGCSGALWNAVNSRLNMFRAHAIRPRWAKVLEAAFVAVIGATFACLMAYTINDCRPLGNDPTEHPVQLFCQDNEYNAAAALWFQTPEATVKALFHDPPGSHKILTLAVFVAIYYPLSCVTYGLSVSLGIFIPTLLIGAAWGRLTGTLMVLSFPTSSAFVTPGKYALIGAAAQLGGVVRMTLSLSVILLETTGNIAFILPIILTLMAAKWSGDYFNEGIYDTQIRTSRVPMLPWHLEPESQRQSARGLMATPVVCVRLEEKVQYLLAILKNTTHNGFPVIEDGDDGSRENGRLIGLILRSQLVVILKRSYYQETSHFWESTVTIEAFRDEYPRYPAVDDLHVSEDKCSGDFSVNMSMFMNRSPYSVEEGTSAPRLFQLFRALGLRHLIVVSPENRVRGIITRKDFLFAH; from the exons ATGTCTAAGAAACGTACGTTAATTGATCTAGACTACGACAGTGACGAGGCGATCCTCGAAGACGTGCCTCATCCCCACAATTCTCAACCTAAG GAGCCTGCTGAATCAAACATTCTAAACAATGACAGCGATGAAGAAAATGTTCCTACGTTCCACACAAACCGGCAGCCAAAGGAAGCTTCGCAGTACGAG AGCCTGGATTATGATGTATGTGAAAACGAACTATGGAAGCGCGATCAGATCAAGATCGAACCAAAGTTCACCGTGCGGAAGGACTTTTCACGCTGGGTCATATCGCTGCAGATTGGCGTCTGTACGGCGCTGGTCGCATGCTGCATAAACATTGTGATCGAGGAGTTATCCCGACTGAAGTACGGGTTTCTCAAGCGCCAGGTCGACGTGAATGTGATCCACGGGGATCTCAGTATACCGTACCTGTACTGGGCCCTGATGAATGTCGTGCCAGTCGCGATCGGTGCTGCACTCGTGGCGTACGTAGAGCCAGTGGCCGCCGGTAGTGGTATCCCGCAGGTGAAATGCTACCTGAACGGTGTGAAAGTGCCGCGTATCGTGCGCATCAAGACGCTTGCCGTTAAGGCGGTCGGTGTAGTGACATCCGTCGTTGGTGGCCTGGCCGGTGGTAAGGAGGGACCGATGATACACAGTGGCGCCGTGATTGCGGCCGGTATCTCCCAAGGAAAGAGTACCACGTTTCGACGCGATTTTAAAGTGCTGCGACACTTCCGGGACGATCACGAAAAACGGGACTTTGTCGTGGGGGGAGCGGCAGCCGGTGTTGCGGCGGCCTTCGGTGCCCCAATCGGTGGAACGCTGTTTTCACTGGAAGAAGCGGCCAGCTTCTGGAACCAGAGTCTCATTTGGCGCACGTTCTTTGCGTCGATCATCAGCTCGTTTACGCTCAACCTTATCCTGTCGGCGTACCACGGCCTGAGCAGCTTCCGGTACCGGGGTTTGTTCAATTTGGGTGAATTCGCCCCGCTTCCGTTCAACTACTTCGAGCTACCGATCTTCATGCTGATGGGTGTGATCGGTGGATGTAGTGGCGCACTTTGGAACGCCGTAAACAGTCGTCTGAATATGTTCCGAGCGCACGCTATCCGACCACGGTGGGCGAAGGTACTGGAAGCGGCTTTCGTGGCCGTGATTGGTGCAACGTTTGCCTGCCTGATGGCGTACACCATCAACGATTGCCGACCCCTGGGCAACGATCCGACCGAACATCCGGTGCAGCTGTTTTGCCAGGACAATGAGTACAATGCGGCCGCTGCACTGTGGTTCCAGACGCCGGAAGCGACAGTGAAGGCCCTCTTCCACGATCCGCCCGGTTCACACAAGATACTCACGCTGGCCGTCTTCGTCGCTATATACTACCCATTGTCCTGCGTAACGTATGGGTTGAGCGTTTCGCTTGGCATCTTTATCCCAACGCTCCTGATCGGAGCGGCTTGGGGTCGGCTGACCGGAACGCTGATGGTGCTGAGTTTCCCGACATCGAGC GCTTTCGTAACCCCCGGTAAGTATGCTCTGATCGGTGCCGCTGCACAGCTCGGTGGCGTCGTGCGCATGACACTCAGCCTGAGCGTTATCTTGCTGGAAACGACCGGCAACATTGCCTTTATCTTGCCGATCATATTGACGCTGATGGCGGCCAAGTGGTCGGGGGATTACTTCAACGAAGGCATCTACGATACACAGATTCGCACGTCCCGCGTGCCGATGCTTCCGTGGCACTTGGAGCCCGAATCTCAGCGGCAATCTGCCCGCGGCCTCATGGCAACGCCCGTCGTGTGTGTGCGGCTGGAGGAGAAGGTTCAGTATCTGTTGGCTATACTGaaaaacaccacacacaatGGCTTTCCCGTCATCGAGGATGGTGACGAT GGATCCCGCGAGAATGGTAGGCTGATTGGGCTGATCTTGCGCTCGCAGCTTGTTGTGATACTCAAACGGAGCTACTACCAAGAAACGAGCCACTTCTGGGAATCGACCGTCACTATAGAGGCATTCCGGGACGAATATCCACGCTATCCGGCAGTTGAC GATCTACACGTCAGTGAGGACAAATGTAGTGGCGATTTCTCCGTCAATATGAGCATGTTCATGAACCGTTCGCCGTACAGTGTCGAGGAGGGCACATCCGCGCCACGGCTGTTTCAGCTATTCCGTGCCCTCGGCCTGCGCCACCTGATCGTGGTGTCACCGGAAAACCGTGTTCGTGGTATCATCACGCGGAAGGATTTCCTCTTCGCTCACTAA
- the LOC131205521 gene encoding flotillin-1 isoform X2, with product MVWGFVTCGPNEALVVSGCCHMKPLLVPGGRAFVWPSIQQVQRISLNTMTLQVESPTVYTSQGVPISVTGIAQVKIQGQNEDMLLTACEQFLGKPEAEIQHIALVTLEGHQRAIMGSMTVEEIYKDRKKFSKQVFEVASSDLVNMGITVVSYTLKDIRDEEVRASRGYLKSLGMARTAEVKRDARIGEAEARCDATIKEAIAEEQRMAARFLNDTEIAKAQRDFELKKAVYDVEVQTKKAEAEMAYELQAAKTKQRIKEEQMQIKVVERTQEIAVQTQEMQRRERELEATIRRPAEAEKYKLEKLAEANKARVILEAEAEAEAIKVRGEAEAFAIAAKSKAEAEQMAKKAEAWREYREAAMVDMLLETLPKVAAEVAAPLSQAKKITMVSSGNGEVGAVKLTGEVLQIVNKIPELVKSITGVDISRSIHAG from the exons GATGCTGCCACATGAAACCGCTGCTGGTGCCCGGTGGAAGAGCCTTCGTTTGGCCATCGATTCAACAAGTGCAAAG AATCTCACTGAACACTATGACGCTGCAGGTGGAAAGCCCGACCGTGTACACGAGCCAAGGTGTACCGATCTCCGTAACTGGCATAGCGCAGGTGAAGATCCAGGGCCAGAACGAGGACATGCTGCTGACGGCGTGTGAACAGTTTCTCGGCAAACCGGAGGCCGAAATCCAGCACATTGCCCTGGTAACGCTGGAAGGTCACCAGCGCGCCATCATGGGCTCCATGACGGTCGAGGAGATCTACAAGGATCGCAAAAAGTTCTCGAAACAGGTGTTTGAGGTAGCGTCGTCCGATCTCGTCAACATGGGCATCACCGTCGTGTCGTACACGCTGAAGGACATTCGTGACGAAGAGGTAAGGGCCTCCCGG GGATATCTGAAAAGCTTGGGCATGGCTCGCACGGCCGAGGTGAAGCGTGACGCACGGATCGGCGAAGCGGAGGCACGCTGCGACGCAACAATCAAGGAAGCGATCGCCGAAGAGCAGCGGATGGCGGCGCGGTTCCTGAACGATACCGAGATCGCCAAGGCGCAGCGTGATTTCGAGCTGAAGAAGGCAGTGTACGACGTCGAGGTGCAGACGAAGAAGGCCGAAGCCGAGATGGCGTACGAGCTGCAGGCGGCCAAAACGAAGCAACGCATCAAGGAGGAGCAGATGCAGATTAAGGTGGTCGAACGCACGCAGGAGATCGCCGTGCAGACACAGGAGATGCAGCGCCGCGAGCGCGAACTGGAAGCCACCATCCGGCGCCCGGCCGAGGCGGAAAAGTATAAGCTCGAGAAGCTGGCCGAGGCGAACAAGGCTCGCGTCATACTGgaggccgaagccgaagccgaagcg ATAAAAGTACGTGGTGAAGCGGAAGCCTTTGCGATTGCCGCCAAATCGAaggccgaagccgaacagATGGCGAAAAAGGCGGAAGCATGGCGGGAGTACCGTGAGGCCGCGATGGTCGACATGTTGCTCGAAACCTTACCGAAG gtTGCTGCCGAAGTTGCCGCCCCACTGTCGCAAGCCAAGAAAATCACCATGGTCTCGAGTGGCAACGGTGAGGTCGGTGCGGTAAAGCTGACCGGCGAAGTGCTGCAGATCGTCAACAAGATACCGGAGTTGGTTAAATCGATCACCGGTGTAGACATTTCGCGG TCCATTCACGCCGGTTAA
- the LOC131215947 gene encoding zinc finger protein 57-like, with translation MQRRKVTRNVPRYNQTHECPHCSATYPYPSKLKAHIRAHTGEKPFICKVCSKTFHVANHLRHHMQTHNKDQNQCPHCPGKFAQQFQLKNHLRTHTGEKPFLCQVCSKAFHVERYLHLHMKVHNKDQHKCPHCPDKFALLYRLKDHIRTHTGEKPFLCKVCGKTFHSARYMREHTKIHNKDQHKCPHCPSKFAQQFHLKNHIRTHTGEKPFMCKVCSKRFHAARLLRHHMQIHNKDQNQCDMQQTDGVESLWIKAEITAEDAGQDRQKRQTVSNSQQRSSAYDYNHHDDLFEAEEESLETRLKCEPMDDHQHSQSSEADLIQEEASVEGKTVTSPEDTASISDKKKIGYQLFRRKS, from the coding sequence ATGCAGCGCCGAAAAGTTACTCGTAATGTGCCTAGATACAACCAAACACACGAGTGCCCTCATTGCTCCGCCACGTATCCATACCCATCCAAGCTGAAGGCTCACATCCGCgctcataccggcgaaaagccattcataTGTAAAGTCTGTAGCAAAACATTCCATGTGGCAAACCACCTGCGACACCACATGCAAACtcacaacaaggaccaaaATCAATGTCCTCATTGCCCTGGCAAATTTGCACAGCAATTCCAACTTAAGAATCACCTTCGgactcataccggcgaaaagccattcctTTGTCAAGTCTGTAGCAAAGCGTTCCATGTGGAACGTTACCTGCACCTCCATATGAAAgttcacaacaaggaccaacataagtgtcctcattgccctGACAAATTCGCACTGCTATACCGTCTTAAGGATCACATTcgcactcataccggcgaaaagccattcctTTGTAAAGTCTGCGGCAAAACGTTCCATTCGGCACGCTACATGCGCGAACATACAAAAATTCATAACAAGGACCAACATAAGTGTCCTCATTGTCCTAGCAAATTCGCGCAGCAATTCCACCTTAAGAATCACATTcgcactcataccggcgaaaagccattcatgTGTAAAGTCTGCAGCAAACGGTTCCATGCGGCACGCCTCCTGCGACACCACATgcaaattcacaacaaggaccaaaATCAATGTGACATGCAGCAAACCGATGGCGTTGAATCGCTGTGGATCAAAGCTGAGATTACCGCAGAAGATGCGGGACAGGATCGTCAAAAGAGACAAACGGTTTCTAATTCACAACAGAGAAGTAGTGCATACGATTATAATCATCATGACGACTTGTTTGAGGCAGAGGAAGAATCCCTGGAAACACGTTTGAAATGTGAACCAATGGACGACCATCAGCATTCTCAGTCATCGGAAGCAGATTTGATTCAAGAAGAAGCTTCTGTGGAAGGGAAGACCGTCACGAGTCCTGAAGACACAGCATCAATttcagataaaaaaaaaattgggtaTCAATTATTCCGCCGAAAGTCctaa
- the LOC131215946 gene encoding uncharacterized protein LOC131215946, which translates to IVAMIQSPSTKIQTTQDLLDSRIKVGSDDAVYNRYYFRHATEPVFKGMYERKLKNKDGSENFLSPVHGISMVREGLYAFHGEQSTSYLLISDLFQEGEKCDIQEVPSYKLIEPYSAVQKNTTFRESVRIALFKLREFGIQGREYSLLYTKKPRCAGGTSFVPVSIVDIWPALASLGWGYLLAIVSLGAEKLWSRAGFGVRLPITSYWFSIKNG; encoded by the exons ATTGTCGCCATGATTCAGTCCCCCTCAACGAAGATACAGACGACGCAGGATTTGTTGGACTCACGTATAAAAGTCGGTTCCGACGATGCGGTCTACAATCGCTACTATTTTCGT CATGCTACTGAACCGGTTTTCAAGGGGATGTACGAGCGTAAGCTGAAGAACAAAGACGGATCCGAGAACTTCCTGTCACCGGTCCACGGTATATCGATGGTGCGCGAAGGATTGTATGCGTTCCACGGTGAGCAAAGTACCAGCTACCTCCTTATCAGCGACTTGTTCCAGGAAGGTGAAAAGTGTGACATACAAGAGGTGCCATCTTACAAATTGATCGAACCATACAGTGCGGTACAGAAGAACACGACCTTCCGCGAATCGGTGCGCATCGCTTTGTTCAAGCTGCGCGAATTTGGCATTCAGGGACGGGAGTACTCACTACTCTACACGAAGAAGCCACGCTGTGCCGGTGGCACCAGTTTCGTACCGGTGTCGATCGTGGATATCTGGCCTGCGCTTGCATCACTCGGTTGGGGCTACCTCCTTGCCATCGTGTCATTGGGAGCCGAAAAGCTGTGGTCTCGAGCGGGCTTCGGGGTCCGTTTGCCTATTACGTCTTATTGGTTCAGTATAAAAAATGGGTAA